The following nucleotide sequence is from Vitis vinifera cultivar Pinot Noir 40024 chromosome 14, ASM3070453v1.
GACTTTACAATTTGCTTGCATAATTGGAACAAAGAAAGTGAGGAGAAATGGAGTTGAATCAAATGGACAGGTATGAATATCACAAAATTATAAGAGAAACTGTTCATGATTATGAAAGTCAAACAAAATAATCATCAAGCCAAAGGAAGCCTCCCATAAACAATGGCATATAGGATTTTAAACTCAAACAAATCCCTAGATTATTATCTTGGACTTTAGTGATTGATGGTAATagataaacaaacaaacatccCAATGGACAATGGAGTTCAGTACCACGAAACTGCACAAGTCCTTATCTAAGAACTTTGATAGTACTAAGATAGTTCACTGGCATCCAACTCATGCCATATACTAACAATCTCCGAGTACGAGCAAAGAAAACTTGAAACTTTGATTTctagaaaaaagtaaaaagagagagaaacgaTTCATGATCTGTGTCTAATTCAAATTAGACCTCATTGAGACGGGACTATATCGCCCGCAAAAATGATCCATAGCCACACATGATCCCCAAATGAAACAAACATTACAGAAACCCGAGATAGAGATAGAGAACACATACCATCCTGGTAGAAAGGAGGAAGGACCAGATTGATCTTGGTACTGGTATTGCTGGTATTGCTGGTATTGCTGTGGTGGTGGGGGTGGTGGAGGGTACCCTTCATTGAAATACCCCTGGTACCCTTGATACGGTGGCcctggtggtggtggtggaggaggGTATCCTGGATATCCCGGTGGTGGAGGGCACCCTGGTGGTGGCGGCGGCGGTGCTGAGGGGTATCCTGATGGCGGAGGATAAGGGACTGAGTACCCTGTCAGATTCAAATTCAGCGCACACAGATTTAAActaaaatgaaacccaatttaaaaaaaaaaatggaaatgaaatcaTTGATCATAGTCCTGATCAGATAGTCAATGGAGGGGTTTTACCTGGTGGGGGATAGGGTTCTTGGGGAACTTTCTGGTAACTCATTTGCCTGCTCCGGGTGGCTCCAAAACTGGCGTGTGTGAAGAGAATCAGAGATAGACCACACAATATATACGGCAAGAAATTAGGTAGAGCCGATGTCTATCGACtatatattaagttattaacGGCGGAGAAAAAAAGGGGCTTTCTGGTAATTTAATTCTACAAGATCTCCGTTACAGTAACGTGGCGTTATATGAGAGGACAGGCTGTTCAAACAATATAGATATAGATTGGAAAATGGCACGAAGCCTTCCGGCAGTTGGACTTACAGGTCTTAGCGAGAAAGTTTGGCAAGAATCAAAACGGTGCCGTTTCATTAATATTAATACGAGGTAtcctatttaatatttatagttttgggagttttttttttttggtttaaaatttaaattgattgatttttttttttttaaagttgaatcTCATTAAGACCATGTTTGGAACCACCCAagtatcaatttaaaaaaaaagtaattatataattaattattataaaaaatttaatattaaaaaatatcttaaattaattttttaaaattattaattttcgaATATCttgtattaaattttaatattttagcaTATTTCAAAcatgctttttttttataaatagttttttatttttttcaaataccttatcttaaaataaaaatgaggaaattttgatatttatgttaaattattatttttttaattattagtttttaaatgtcttttttttaattatggaaaataaaaaaatatattgtaagTAATTATATTACTAATTTTGAGATGTTTTCAACGTGCAAAAACAAATTGTAACAATACTATATATcaataaaaccaaaatattgaatatttaacattattcaaatgtcaataaaaaatgattaaatacctAATAGTTTTATCGTGCCCAAAATGATATTTTTGAGCTTGATTCACAGGttgggaaattatttttaaaaattttcactcTCATATTCTTTTGGTTAGGGGAAAAAAGACACATGGAAAACTAATTTGAGCACGATAGGCATGATGATGCCCAATCCTCTTACACAATGGGCTGAATTGGCATGGCATTCGGCTGGATTGGGCCAGTTGAAATGGGCTGGGCTGAAATTTTTAGGCTAAAGAATTTTGGAGTTAGATATTGCAAAAGGCATGTTACCGGCTTAACAAACTTTTGTGACAACTTGCTTCTTTCTGTCTAGATATTAATCACTTTGGATCCAATAAGCTCTCgtgtctttaaaattcatttatacaATTGAAAGGAAGATTTGATGTTAATTATGACAATTACCCTTTATACGTCCAGCAGTCATGGTTTTATCTTATGAGATTGCAAAACCAAATAAACAATCGTTACTATGGGACTAGACAAACAAAGTCTCATGTTGAGTTGAAGATCAATTCTAACACCATTTGTAACtatttgctctctctctctctctcttatttaCTCTATGTCCAATGGAGTTTCACAACTTTAAAACTCGTTTATATGTTTTAAGAAGAATTGATTACATCATGACAAATTCTGCAATGTATTGGAATATATAACACAAGCTTGGGTGGAAAATGCACCCACTACGTATATAACATCAAAATCCTTTTTCCCTATTTGATATGAGATATCACAatagatgcattttaaagtcTAAAGTCTATTAGGtcaaaacaaacaatatttatatagaaatgAACATGTCACTACAAATGTTATTAGGACCAATATTTGGGCCAAGTGTAGGACTCTATTTGTTATGTCCCAAGAAATGTTTGTTTATCTGGTCTAGTAATCTTGTAGGACATGACAAAGACATCGTGTCAACATGGGAGGATGATTGTGATATCTTACTTTAATTGATGACATGGTATATAATGGAATtttcttaggctatgtttgattctcggaataagaaaaaaaaatagaaaggaaaaatgaaaaaaaaagtgaagaaaaattaaaaataaatttaaagttgataaattatttttatttattactttagactcatttcatttattttaactcattaatgtaaagattaaataatttaaaaatatataaatttttaactagtttaaattatatttgattttttaaatattttttataagacaattaaatataaaaaattattttatttttgtgatattTCGAATAGGTAAAAGGTAATATATCCATATGAGTTTAGCAACAACGGAGAAGGGTTTGCAACCTGCCATTTGAGCTCATTCCTATAAGGGATTCACATACTTAGATTGATATAGAAATAGTACTTCTCCATCAATCTTCTAAACAACACAGCCTAAGAAATAATGAAGGGACTCAATATATCTTCTATGGCGAATCCTCTTTAATGACACTTCGTAATGCGTTGAAGGGAGATTGCTTTGCTGCatgttaaaataatattatgatcAAGGTACGTAAAGTAAAAGAATGATAATGCCTTCATCATGGTAATGAACAAACAAGATCAAACCAAGTTCATCGGTCTTCAATTTGCAAACATAGTAGAGATGAGTAAAATTCTTAAAACCCGGAGGTTTTTCCATTCAAGTAGGTTTTGGAGAAGAACCTTGAATCATATAGATTGTCtgataaaaataagttttgtcGTGCCCATGTAAAAGGGTGTTTTCAGTATCATGTTGATATAAAGCCTAATCGCGGGCGACGGAAAGGAGATTGTATATGTGGGGTTCAAGTTGGTGGCCGATTAATGAGCCGACCTGCAATCATAAAAGCCTCCCACCTAAAATCGTCTTGGGAACCTGCCATGATTCATCAAAGAGTCTAAGACCAAGCTCTAATATGTGGGCGATCGATGCTTTCTTGCTAATTCTAGCCCATTCTTCTTTGGTGTATGCACACATGACATATaatggataattttatttttggttaaatattAATTAGTAAATGATTTCCCAACAAATTAGCCACCTCCATCCAGTTGAAAATACAAATCCCTCCGTTAAATTGTATGTGGATCCTCATGTGAAAGTTAATAAGCTAGTGAGTGaagtaaaatttcaattttagaagaaaaatcCATCGAAATTGAGAGTATTCATCAATAAATATCTCCTAATATTGGAACCATTAAAAGATGATATAAGAGCAAATCCTTATAtcatttaagctttaaaatggAACCTAAGAGTTTTGCCCGTTGACAACTTTGACAAAAGCTTCAATTCATAATAATACTAGAAATTACTTTaggtttgtttggtaattgtttttttttttaaaacattttttagaatagtttttttaaattacttttttttttatattttatggaaCAAAAGTCCATTTAAgaacttaaaatatttgtaacttatttttaaaaataattcttatgtccgatgatttattttttatcattttatatgtttgaataattattattttttaaataattataaaaaaataagtaaaaataactgaaaataattaaaaaaatgttatcttaaaaaataatatttttttatttttaaaaacaaaaaatataaaacaatttgattattttcttttaaataattatcaaaaaaataagtaaaaataactaaaaaatgttatcttaaaaaataatattttttattttaaaaaacaaaaaatataaaacaatttgaaatctaaacatattttcctatttttttattttaaaaaatagaaaactattttaaaaattatttttgaaaatagttgtgTGAACCCCGCATTTCTACTCaatgcgcttccactcgatgacgaactcgatttttgtttgaaaaaaatgatttactgttattaagaaaatgacttagagtcgtcacttatttttgttaatatttttttaaagagtaaaacaaaataagaaagaaaaccctaagtatgactctttatttggaaaaggtggtctgtgaaaaccgGATCACACTCGAGGGttaagttacttattgggaaggtacgataaagaccgtagcacccctctaagtccctaaagttgggtttctactaataaaatgaaactgacGTGGTCATCGATAAGAGAATCAATGAATATTGACATGATCACGTATTGAAAGTCAAAGCATATATGAATGATGGTCAGAGTGAGAAAAGATGCGTACCTGATCAGCAAAAGGTAACACGCTATCATAAAATGGGGTTAGTGCATagtaataaacataaaatatgtcACTCATATCACCAAACAAGAGAAAGAACCACTAATAGCACACATGGTTTTTCATTcgaattcatttttattttaaagaaaatttatttgatgttgggcaccaccaaaacccaattttatttttgcatgaattaatttcgtaatttttattaattagaatcacaaaattaaattcatacttatttttaaaatattttaaaaatcatggaAGTTATTGAAAATTGCATGCCGAAGAAAATAACAgaaaaactttattaaaaatgtgatttttgggGACCTAAAGACTCAAAGGATGAAAAATGGGAGAGTTGGGATCATTTAAGAAACTAAAGTCCTGAAAATTATATGAGGAAAAgagatttggaaaattattttcgagAGCAAAGGCAGTGAGATAGAGGATGGTATATGGCCCAAAGATGGCCATGCAAACTAAAGTCATGAAAGTGGGTCCGGAATGTAAGTGCTAAGGATGGAATAGATTTATGCACTCCTCCCGCTTTAGATCCAGGTAGACAACACACGGCTGTCGAGGAAATTCAAACTCCACAACCTTGACTGAACGATACTTGTAGGCCCGCTCCACGAAGCAACGGTAGATGAGGGCAGTGTCCTCTGCAGCCAGGCTTCGCTGCCGATGAGGGGCCTCGGCCTTGAAAAATGGAGCCTCCAGCACAGCCTTGGATGTAAGGCGTGATCAAAGTCATTGCAGGTTAGAACCTTCTTAAGCTTCCTGCATGTCACATAGGAGAACTGGATGAAGCGGCCTAGGCGCGTACCAAGGATTTCATGTCGCTCCTCCAATTTTGGGTACCGAGCCCTGGCCCACTTCAACACAAAATCATACACTGCATCCTCTGACGCAACCTGGAGATCATCACTGGACAAAACTGCTTCAATCCCGACAAGGGGTAAGGCCATCGCTTCTTCTTGAAACTTGGTTGTGTCTTTGTAACGACTAGCAAGGTATTGCTTGGCTACATCTGTCAAAGGCTGAACTGCCTCAGCCATTAGGGCACTAGAAGGAAGCTCTAGACCGAGCAATGCAGATTCAGGTATCATGGGTAAGTTCCTTAAGAGCCTGCTGCAGTGCCTCATACGTGACACAACCTCAAATTTATCAGCAGCCATCGGCACATCCAGCGAACCAGGAGCTGTACTTGTGGACAGGGTATTGCTATACATGAAATTCAAGAGCTCCATGAGAGCAGCTTCCTCAGACGCATTAATTCGTAATGTTACACGCCTCTGCTCTGACTCCCTCATCTCATTTGAGAAGAGCTTGTAGAAAAATGGACTTTTTGCAGCTAAAATAAGGGGGCTAATGTGTAGAGTTTTAATTCTCACGACCGTAGAACAATCCATGTTCCAGGCTGAATTATTGCCAACTTCAGCTTCATTACCTGATGCAGATTCTTCAATCATCGCGACTGCTTCTTTGTCGTCATTTTCAGAGGCCACAACATCATCCACGTCAGGCTGGTTACAATTTAAAATCTGT
It contains:
- the LOC100254964 gene encoding uncharacterized protein LOC100254964 isoform X1; amino-acid sequence: MSYQKVPQEPYPPPGYSVPYPPPSGYPSAPPPPPPGCPPPPGYPGYPPPPPPPGPPYQGYQGYFNEGYPPPPPPPQQYQQYQQYQYQDQSGPSSFLPGWYVFSISISGFCNVCFIWGSCVAMDHFCGRYSPVSMRSNLN
- the LOC100254964 gene encoding protein CYSTEINE-RICH TRANSMEMBRANE MODULE 11 isoform X2, with amino-acid sequence MSYQKVPQEPYPPPGYSVPYPPPSGYPSAPPPPPPGCPPPPGYPGYPPPPPPPGPPYQGYQGYFNEGYPPPPPPPQQYQQYQQYQYQDQSGPSSFLPGCLAALCCCCLLEECCFL